In a single window of the Chondrocystis sp. NIES-4102 genome:
- a CDS encoding serine esterase — MNTNIEAISVMPQTGKPTHLLVILHGWGANYQDFVPFVKFLNLPGFGYLFPNAPFEHFQVPGGRAWYALENRQFTGIEESRTMLRDWLISLEADTGVPLSKTVLAGFSQGGAMTLDIGLTLPFAAICSFSGYLHYQPQPQPDQSYPPTLIIHGQQDMTVPIEAAIQARNELTKIGVAVKYQEFSMAHEVQEPAIALFKQFVLEHL, encoded by the coding sequence ATGAATACTAATATTGAAGCTATTTCAGTTATGCCTCAAACTGGTAAACCAACTCATTTACTAGTGATACTCCACGGGTGGGGGGCAAATTATCAAGATTTTGTTCCCTTTGTTAAATTTCTTAATCTGCCTGGGTTTGGTTATTTATTTCCTAATGCTCCTTTTGAACACTTCCAAGTACCTGGGGGGAGAGCTTGGTATGCTTTAGAAAACAGGCAATTTACAGGTATAGAGGAAAGTAGAACAATGCTTAGGGATTGGTTAATTTCCCTCGAAGCAGATACAGGTGTTCCTCTTAGTAAAACAGTACTAGCAGGGTTTTCTCAAGGAGGTGCAATGACTTTAGATATAGGTTTAACTCTGCCTTTTGCAGCTATATGTAGTTTTAGCGGTTATCTCCATTATCAACCTCAACCACAACCCGATCAATCCTATCCCCCTACTTTAATTATCCACGGGCAACAAGATATGACTGTACCAATAGAAGCTGCAATTCAAGCAAGGAATGAATTAACTAAAATAGGTGTAGCAGTTAAATATCAAGAATTTAGCATGGCGCATGAAGTACAAGAACCTGCGATCGCACTGTTTAAACAGTTTGTTTTAGAGCATCTTTAA
- a CDS encoding histidine kinase, producing the protein MYQGLRSRLLLYYLIVMATILSIFGTGVYVVFRRNLYKQLDKRLVTLAQSATPSFYAVRDNGSQYLNQVEEVPWRDIFNRDQQSLEWFDDQGKLLGRKGVIKLDANPEVGTVFVEQPNTGKVFRTHTISMFIRRNDQAVPPTLVGFIRASQSSEEIEAAEEQLFWILVFGGMLTLILIGLGGFWLTQKAIEPIEASFLQLKQFTADASHELRSPLTAIKASVDVMRSHPERVHPKDVKKLQAIAGAAVQMNQTLEDLLFLARTDADPNIPLEARQLAPVYLNQILQNCFVLLEPLANDKQIVFQSKFRDEIIIAGDTAQLSRLFSNLLENALQYTPEEGRVSLDLYKHNRVAVVSVRDTGIGIAADQISKVFDRFWRANKARSFRQGGTGLGLAISAAIAKRHGGKISVTSEPNIGSCFIVRIPILETRKSTLTKV; encoded by the coding sequence ATGTATCAAGGTTTGCGATCGCGTTTATTGTTGTACTATTTAATCGTTATGGCAACGATTTTAAGTATTTTTGGTACAGGGGTTTATGTTGTGTTTCGACGCAATCTTTATAAACAACTCGATAAGAGATTAGTTACCCTCGCTCAGTCAGCTACCCCCTCTTTTTACGCTGTACGAGATAATGGTAGTCAATATCTTAATCAAGTTGAGGAAGTTCCCTGGCGTGACATTTTTAACCGCGATCAGCAAAGTTTGGAATGGTTCGACGATCAAGGCAAATTGCTGGGTAGGAAAGGGGTAATTAAGTTAGATGCTAATCCTGAAGTGGGAACGGTATTTGTCGAACAGCCAAATACAGGTAAGGTATTTCGCACCCATACTATCTCCATGTTTATTCGCAGGAATGATCAAGCAGTACCACCAACTTTAGTAGGGTTTATTCGGGCTAGTCAATCTAGTGAGGAAATAGAAGCAGCCGAAGAACAACTTTTTTGGATCTTGGTTTTTGGGGGAATGTTAACCTTAATCTTAATTGGGTTGGGGGGTTTTTGGCTGACTCAAAAGGCAATTGAACCAATAGAAGCTAGTTTTTTGCAGCTTAAACAATTTACTGCTGATGCTTCCCATGAGTTACGTAGCCCTTTAACCGCTATCAAAGCTTCGGTAGATGTGATGCGTAGTCATCCAGAGCGTGTTCATCCTAAAGATGTGAAAAAGTTACAGGCGATCGCAGGTGCTGCCGTACAAATGAACCAAACTTTGGAGGATTTATTATTTTTAGCTCGTACCGATGCTGATCCTAATATACCTCTAGAAGCTCGACAATTAGCCCCTGTCTATCTCAATCAAATTTTACAAAATTGTTTTGTACTCCTAGAACCTTTAGCTAACGACAAGCAGATAGTATTTCAGTCGAAATTTCGCGATGAAATTATCATTGCAGGTGACACCGCCCAACTTTCCCGTCTATTTTCTAATCTTTTGGAAAATGCCCTACAATATACTCCCGAAGAAGGAAGAGTGAGTTTAGATTTATATAAACATAATCGTGTTGCGGTAGTGAGTGTGCGCGATACAGGTATTGGCATTGCTGCTGATCAAATATCCAAGGTGTTTGATCGTTTTTGGCGTGCTAATAAAGCTCGTTCCTTTCGTCAAGGTGGTACTGGTTTGGGATTAGCTATATCTGCTGCGATCGCTAAACGTCACGGTGGTAAAATTTCCGTCACTAGTGAACCGAATATTGGTAGTTGCTTTATAGTACGTATTCCGATTTTAGAAACTAGAAAATCTACGCTAACCAAAGTTTAA
- a CDS encoding two component transcriptional regulator, winged helix family protein, whose protein sequence is MKILVVEDDERICDAVVEYLSDLHYAVEAVYDGQSAWDLLDVFTYDLVLLDIMLPEVDGITLCQRLRKKGCDIPILMLTAKDTLDNKIEGLDAGADDYLVKPFELDELSARIRALLRRGTSSLPPVLTWEKLSLNPSSCEVFYEDELLPLSPKEYKLLEFFLRNGRRVFSRAQILEHLWSFEQVPEEATVKAHIRGLRQKLEAAGAPHDLIETVYGLGYRLKEEPQQV, encoded by the coding sequence ATGAAAATTTTAGTAGTAGAAGATGATGAGCGGATCTGCGACGCTGTAGTTGAATATCTTTCTGATTTACATTATGCCGTTGAGGCGGTTTACGATGGTCAAAGTGCTTGGGATTTATTGGATGTATTTACTTATGACTTAGTACTCTTAGATATAATGTTACCAGAGGTTGACGGTATTACTCTTTGTCAGAGACTACGTAAAAAAGGCTGTGATATTCCGATTTTAATGTTGACCGCTAAAGATACTTTAGATAATAAAATCGAAGGTTTAGACGCAGGGGCGGATGATTACTTGGTCAAACCATTTGAATTAGATGAGTTATCAGCAAGAATTAGAGCCTTGTTACGTAGAGGCACAAGTAGTTTACCTCCAGTCTTAACTTGGGAAAAACTAAGTTTAAATCCTAGCAGTTGCGAAGTTTTTTATGAAGATGAATTACTCCCCCTAAGTCCGAAAGAATATAAACTGTTAGAATTTTTCTTGCGTAATGGTCGTCGTGTTTTTAGTCGCGCTCAAATACTAGAACACCTTTGGTCATTTGAACAAGTCCCCGAAGAGGCAACGGTAAAAGCTCATATTCGAGGGTTGAGACAAAAATTAGAAGCAGCAGGCGCACCCCATGACTTAATTGAGACTGTCTACGGTTTAGGATATCGTCTCAAAGAAGAACCTCAACAGGTATAG
- a CDS encoding extracellular solute-binding protein, giving the protein MIAQGLFSRFCLSLGLLIALTACSQPTPTNNSNNPESQTLLKLLYWQAPTILNPHLSTGFKDTEASRITLEPLASFNQEGNLVPFLAEEIPTRENGGVAADGKSVTWKLKQNIKWSDGQPFTAEDVVFTYQFISNSQVGAVSAGTYQAVESVEAIDNHTVKINFKQVNPAWSLVFVGGEGMILPKHIYQTYNGANAREAPANLKPIGTGPYRVVDFRPGDTVIYEANPEFRQAKQLGFSKIELKGGGDATSAARAVLQTKDADFAYNLQVEAPVLKELEAAGAGVVVSNYGALAERILINFSNPNQVAPTGERSSIEFPHPFLSDRTVRQALSLAVDRDTIAQQLYGITGKPTANFLVAPDQYVSSNTSYEYNLAQAKQLLDKAGWQDTNGNGIRDKNGIEMQMLFQTSVNPLRQKTQAVVKQGWQSLGVGVELKSIDPGVYFSSDASNNDTVEHFYADIQMYTTGNTSPDPTAYMNFMTCEQIPQKANNWTGDNNSRYCNPEYDRLWRLASRELDETKRRELFIKMNDLLIKDFAVIPLVHRADVTAFSSSLTGYQATAWDMRTWDIMNWKRQS; this is encoded by the coding sequence GTGATCGCTCAAGGTTTATTTTCTAGATTCTGTTTATCTTTAGGTTTATTAATTGCCCTTACTGCTTGTAGTCAGCCTACACCAACTAATAATTCTAATAACCCAGAATCTCAAACCCTGCTCAAACTTCTCTACTGGCAAGCACCAACGATCCTTAATCCTCACCTATCTACAGGTTTTAAAGATACCGAAGCAAGTCGCATTACTCTTGAACCTTTAGCTAGTTTTAATCAAGAAGGTAATTTAGTCCCCTTTCTAGCGGAGGAAATACCAACAAGAGAAAACGGTGGTGTGGCTGCTGATGGTAAGTCGGTTACTTGGAAATTAAAACAAAATATTAAATGGTCTGATGGTCAACCTTTTACTGCTGAGGATGTAGTCTTTACTTACCAGTTTATTAGTAATTCTCAAGTGGGCGCGGTTTCTGCTGGTACTTATCAAGCAGTCGAAAGTGTTGAAGCAATTGATAACCATACGGTAAAAATTAACTTTAAACAAGTAAATCCTGCTTGGTCATTGGTGTTTGTGGGTGGAGAGGGAATGATCTTACCCAAACATATTTATCAAACCTATAACGGTGCAAACGCTAGGGAAGCCCCAGCCAACCTTAAACCAATTGGGACAGGGCCTTATCGTGTGGTAGATTTTCGACCAGGAGATACAGTAATTTATGAGGCTAACCCCGAATTTCGGCAAGCAAAACAATTGGGCTTTAGCAAAATAGAATTAAAAGGCGGTGGTGATGCTACTTCGGCAGCTAGGGCGGTATTGCAAACCAAAGATGCAGATTTTGCTTATAACTTGCAAGTAGAAGCTCCCGTTTTAAAGGAATTGGAAGCAGCAGGCGCAGGGGTGGTCGTTTCTAATTATGGTGCGCTGGCAGAACGTATTTTAATTAATTTTAGCAATCCTAATCAAGTTGCTCCCACGGGAGAACGTTCTAGTATAGAGTTTCCCCATCCTTTCTTGAGCGATCGCACTGTGCGTCAAGCTTTGTCTTTGGCAGTTGATCGTGATACCATCGCCCAGCAGTTATATGGTATTACTGGTAAACCCACAGCTAATTTTTTGGTTGCTCCCGATCAATATGTTTCTTCTAATACTAGTTATGAATATAATCTTGCTCAGGCTAAACAATTATTAGATAAAGCTGGCTGGCAGGATACTAACGGTAATGGTATCCGCGATAAAAATGGCATTGAAATGCAGATGTTGTTTCAAACCTCGGTTAATCCCCTGCGTCAAAAGACTCAAGCCGTGGTTAAGCAGGGATGGCAATCTTTAGGTGTTGGGGTGGAGCTTAAAAGTATTGATCCTGGGGTTTATTTTTCTAGTGATGCTAGTAATAACGATACGGTAGAACATTTTTATGCTGATATTCAAATGTATACTACTGGTAACACAAGTCCCGATCCTACTGCTTATATGAATTTTATGACTTGTGAGCAAATTCCCCAAAAAGCCAATAATTGGACTGGGGATAATAATTCTCGCTATTGTAACCCTGAATATGATCGTTTATGGCGATTAGCTAGTCGTGAATTAGATGAGACAAAACGCAGGGAATTATTTATTAAGATGAATGATCTATTGATTAAAGATTTTGCGGTAATTCCTTTGGTACATCGAGCAGATGTGACAGCTTTTAGTAGTAGTTTGACAGGTTATCAAGCCACTGCTTGGGATATGCGAACTTGGGATATTATGAACTGGAAACGCCAAAGTTAA
- a CDS encoding TPR domain protein, protein MIRGEFSSNDLKAYLAEGEWEKVIDICQKAIALDPNAINFYPYLAKAYAEQGQLAAAITTYKKTLGTKINQAEVYAELGLLYSRQKNLEQAAWHYEQALSLKSDWGELFYNLGIVYHQLGNWDKAITAYTRSGQINPNYSAAYFNLGVLYEQKGESEKAIASYQQVIKIDPTFIRAYSNLGSVYAKQQEYTKAIATFKAGIRLDPTWATLHNNLGQVYCFNEQPGDALNSFEMAITLDPTMALAHHNLGKLWQQQGNYPQAIKCIERVIELEPHNVLAYSNCGQLQQKMGDLAAVMAQWRKIIEQESDFIDAYCEKRLSCKPEDLLETAKVNCALFLQALKHEEITQAYNYLSLAYAYMGDVLFEFGGISQAQMYYQMALDIKPQEVELYLKLGNIFAKQQRLDAAIATYQIGLTFEPEHPQICFQLGKVLERTQNAEQAINYYEAVLNQQIDRTGQWQNLPNLFTVEENLALLPQKIYHYTQDWARDSQLTDFNYTQVLWDDNHNSTITGTIKGSREAEIIQPKIPGKSSYPECGGVNCVSCTTKLLKHFQPQQIGKNVYQCNLHTTPPVKSRLPFVATIPRGKTWIAPQKNSWIITNAIAVITPDNYLLGDVSRYYPWFLPGCPYQEKTDHRIYELETIPPLEKIKGRVALLSGLAGHVYYHWMFDILPRLELIQRSGIKLEEIDWFIVNSLSKNYQKETLELLNIPTAKIIESDRTSYIQAEELIVPSFPGYMDWIPQGTMKFLRQTFLTQISLSQRNDLKRIYISRERAKNRQLVNESQVNELLTKHGFQTIFLEEMSVLEQVATFANADVIVAPHGSGLTNLVFCSPNTKVVELFSPNYVRTDYLMISQQLNLQHYYLIGRNFDCSSLRNLMYQNPLTEDIWVDITALKLVLQHLAQIPATY, encoded by the coding sequence ATGATTAGAGGCGAATTCTCAAGCAACGATCTTAAAGCTTATCTAGCCGAAGGAGAGTGGGAAAAGGTGATCGATATATGTCAAAAAGCGATCGCTCTTGACCCGAATGCAATTAATTTTTATCCTTATTTAGCTAAAGCATATGCCGAACAAGGTCAATTAGCAGCAGCGATTACTACCTATAAGAAAACTTTGGGTACGAAAATCAATCAAGCAGAAGTATATGCGGAATTGGGTTTATTGTACAGTAGGCAAAAAAATCTTGAACAGGCTGCTTGGCACTATGAACAGGCTTTAAGTCTCAAGTCTGATTGGGGGGAATTATTTTACAATCTAGGCATAGTTTATCATCAATTAGGCAACTGGGATAAAGCAATTACTGCCTATACTCGATCTGGACAGATTAATCCTAATTATTCTGCTGCTTATTTTAATCTGGGGGTATTATATGAGCAAAAAGGAGAATCGGAAAAAGCGATCGCCTCCTATCAACAGGTAATTAAGATTGATCCTACCTTTATCCGTGCTTATAGTAATTTGGGTAGTGTTTACGCCAAACAACAAGAATATACAAAAGCGATCGCAACTTTTAAAGCAGGAATTAGACTTGATCCTACCTGGGCAACTTTACATAATAATTTGGGTCAGGTATATTGCTTTAATGAGCAACCTGGGGATGCCCTTAATAGTTTTGAGATGGCTATTACCCTAGACCCTACTATGGCATTAGCTCATCATAATTTAGGGAAATTATGGCAACAGCAGGGGAATTATCCTCAAGCAATTAAATGTATTGAACGGGTAATTGAATTAGAGCCTCATAATGTTTTAGCTTATAGTAACTGTGGGCAACTTCAACAGAAAATGGGCGATCTTGCTGCGGTTATGGCTCAGTGGCGTAAAATAATTGAGCAGGAGTCGGATTTTATCGATGCTTACTGTGAAAAACGTTTAAGTTGCAAACCTGAAGATTTATTAGAAACAGCAAAGGTTAATTGCGCTCTTTTCCTTCAAGCTTTAAAACACGAGGAAATTACCCAAGCATATAATTATCTATCCCTAGCTTATGCTTACATGGGTGATGTTTTGTTTGAGTTTGGCGGAATTTCTCAAGCCCAAATGTACTACCAAATGGCATTGGACATAAAACCCCAGGAGGTAGAATTATATTTAAAACTGGGTAATATCTTTGCCAAACAACAAAGACTAGATGCAGCGATCGCTACTTACCAAATCGGCTTAACTTTTGAACCTGAACATCCTCAGATTTGTTTTCAATTAGGAAAAGTTTTAGAACGTACTCAAAATGCCGAACAAGCCATTAATTATTACGAAGCCGTTTTAAACCAACAAATAGATCGTACTGGGCAATGGCAAAATTTACCCAATTTATTTACAGTAGAAGAGAATTTAGCACTATTACCCCAGAAAATTTATCACTATACTCAAGATTGGGCAAGGGATAGCCAATTAACAGACTTCAATTATACCCAGGTATTGTGGGACGATAATCATAATTCAACTATTACTGGCACAATTAAAGGTAGTAGAGAGGCGGAAATAATTCAGCCAAAAATTCCAGGGAAAAGTTCCTATCCTGAATGTGGAGGTGTCAATTGCGTTAGTTGCACGACTAAATTGCTCAAACATTTCCAACCACAGCAAATTGGCAAGAATGTTTATCAATGCAATCTACACACAACTCCACCAGTAAAAAGCAGATTACCCTTTGTGGCTACCATACCGAGGGGGAAAACATGGATTGCACCACAAAAAAATTCCTGGATTATCACTAATGCGATCGCTGTTATTACGCCTGATAATTATTTACTAGGGGATGTATCGCGTTATTATCCTTGGTTTCTACCAGGATGCCCTTATCAAGAAAAAACTGATCACAGAATTTATGAATTAGAAACTATTCCTCCACTGGAGAAAATAAAAGGGAGAGTAGCCTTACTATCTGGTTTAGCTGGTCATGTCTATTATCACTGGATGTTTGATATTCTACCTCGTTTAGAATTAATACAACGCAGTGGGATAAAACTAGAAGAAATTGATTGGTTCATAGTTAATAGTTTGAGTAAAAATTACCAAAAAGAAACCCTCGAACTTTTAAACATTCCCACAGCCAAAATCATAGAAAGCGATCGCACTAGTTATATTCAAGCAGAAGAGTTGATTGTACCTTCCTTTCCTGGTTATATGGACTGGATACCTCAAGGTACAATGAAATTTCTCAGACAAACTTTTTTAACTCAAATTAGTTTATCCCAACGAAATGATCTTAAGCGAATTTATATCAGTCGAGAGCGAGCTAAAAATAGACAATTAGTTAATGAATCGCAAGTAAACGAATTATTAACTAAACATGGATTTCAAACTATCTTTTTAGAAGAAATGTCGGTATTAGAACAAGTTGCTACCTTTGCTAATGCCGATGTGATAGTAGCCCCTCATGGATCTGGGTTAACTAATTTGGTTTTTTGTTCTCCCAATACTAAGGTAGTTGAATTATTTTCTCCTAATTATGTCAGAACTGATTATTTAATGATTAGTCAGCAATTAAACTTGCAACATTATTATTTAATCGGACGTAACTTTGACTGTTCTAGTTTGCGTAATTTAATGTATCAAAACCCTTTAACAGAAGATATTTGGGTCGATATAACTGCTTTGAAATTAGTTTTGCAGCACTTAGCACAAATACCAGCAACTTATTAG
- a CDS encoding allophycocyanin beta subunit, which produces MRDAVTNLIKNYDVSGRYLDRNAMDSLQNYFTSGAARVAVATMISGNAATIVKNAGIRLFEEVPELIRPGGNAYTTRRYSACLRDLDYYLRYTSYALVAGSMDVLDERVLQGLRETYNSLGVPIGPTVVGIQIMKDMVKDMAANQGINNTSFIDEPFEYMTRQLSDVSV; this is translated from the coding sequence ATGCGTGACGCAGTTACCAACCTAATTAAAAATTACGATGTTTCAGGGCGTTACTTAGACCGTAATGCTATGGATAGTCTCCAAAATTATTTTACTTCTGGGGCAGCTAGAGTAGCTGTGGCGACGATGATCAGTGGGAATGCTGCTACCATTGTCAAAAATGCAGGTATTCGGCTGTTTGAAGAAGTTCCAGAACTAATTCGCCCAGGAGGCAACGCCTATACTACTCGCCGTTATTCCGCTTGTTTAAGGGATTTAGATTACTATCTCCGCTATACTAGTTACGCTTTGGTAGCTGGTAGTATGGATGTTTTAGATGAAAGAGTCTTACAAGGGTTACGTGAGACTTATAACTCTCTGGGTGTGCCAATTGGGCCTACTGTCGTAGGAATCCAAATCATGAAAGATATGGTTAAAGATATGGCAGCCAATCAAGGAATTAATAATACTAGTTTTATAGATGAGCCTTTTGAGTATATGACTCGCCAACTCAGCGATGTGTCTGTTTAA
- a CDS encoding glutamine synthetase, type I gives MAETAQEILQMIEDQNIELIDLKFVDLFGIWQHCTFHKSLIDADAFTDGVAFDGSSIRGWKAINASDMAMVADPTTAWIDPFMEIPTLSMVCSIKEPRTGEWYDRDPRSLAQKAVDYLQSTGIGDTVYCGPEPEFFIFDDIRFGQAEYEGFYHIDSIEGIWNSGAYEESGNLGYKTPHKRGYFPVAPSDTLQDIRSEMLLILGKCGVPIEKHHHEVASAGQCELGIKFSNLVHAADYVLTYKYVVKNVAKKYGKTATFMPKPLFNDNGTGMHTHMSIWKEGQPLFFGDGYADLSETALHFIGGILKHAPAILAFTNPSANSYKRLVPGFEAPVNLAYSQGNRSASIRIPLSGSNPKAKRFEFRCPDPTANPYLGFSAMLLAGIDGVKNKIAPGDPLDVDIYELSPEELSKIPSTPGSLEGALEALEQDHGFLTSTGVFSEDFIQNWIQYKLDAEVNPLRLRPHPYEFALYYDC, from the coding sequence ATGGCTGAAACCGCCCAAGAAATCTTACAGATGATTGAAGATCAAAACATTGAATTAATTGATCTTAAATTCGTTGATTTATTTGGTATTTGGCAGCACTGTACTTTTCATAAAAGTTTAATTGATGCTGATGCCTTTACTGATGGTGTGGCGTTTGATGGATCTAGTATTCGTGGTTGGAAAGCCATTAACGCTTCCGATATGGCAATGGTTGCTGATCCTACCACTGCTTGGATTGATCCTTTCATGGAAATTCCCACTTTGAGCATGGTATGTTCAATTAAAGAACCTCGTACGGGAGAATGGTACGATCGCGACCCTCGATCTCTGGCGCAAAAAGCCGTAGACTATCTTCAAAGCACTGGTATCGGTGATACTGTATATTGTGGCCCAGAACCTGAATTTTTTATTTTTGATGATATTCGCTTTGGACAGGCAGAATATGAAGGTTTTTATCATATAGATTCGATCGAAGGTATTTGGAATTCTGGTGCTTATGAAGAGAGTGGTAATCTAGGTTATAAAACGCCCCATAAACGCGGTTATTTTCCTGTTGCACCTTCTGACACCCTGCAAGATATTCGTAGCGAAATGCTCTTGATTTTGGGCAAGTGTGGTGTTCCTATAGAAAAACATCACCATGAGGTTGCATCCGCAGGACAATGTGAATTGGGAATTAAATTCTCTAATTTGGTTCACGCTGCTGACTACGTTTTGACTTATAAATATGTAGTGAAAAATGTAGCTAAGAAATATGGTAAAACTGCTACTTTTATGCCCAAGCCTTTATTTAACGATAATGGTACAGGTATGCATACTCATATGTCTATTTGGAAAGAAGGTCAGCCTTTATTTTTCGGCGATGGGTATGCGGATTTAAGTGAGACAGCATTACATTTTATTGGTGGTATTTTAAAGCACGCTCCCGCTATTTTGGCGTTTACTAATCCCTCTGCTAATTCTTATAAACGTCTTGTACCAGGTTTTGAAGCACCCGTTAACCTAGCATATTCTCAAGGTAATCGTTCTGCTTCTATACGTATTCCTCTTAGTGGTAGTAATCCTAAAGCTAAACGGTTTGAGTTTCGCTGTCCTGATCCTACTGCTAATCCTTATCTGGGTTTCTCTGCTATGTTGCTGGCTGGAATTGATGGAGTGAAAAATAAAATTGCTCCTGGTGATCCTTTAGACGTAGATATTTATGAATTATCTCCTGAAGAATTAAGTAAGATTCCCTCTACTCCAGGTTCTCTAGAAGGTGCATTGGAAGCATTAGAACAAGATCATGGGTTTTTAACTAGCACTGGTGTATTTTCAGAAGACTTTATTCAAAATTGGATTCAGTATAAGTTAGATGCAGAGGTTAATCCTTTGCGTTTGCGTCCTCATCCTTATGAATTTGCTCTTTACTATGATTGTTAG